The following DNA comes from Oncorhynchus mykiss isolate Arlee chromosome 16, USDA_OmykA_1.1, whole genome shotgun sequence.
aagaggagaatgagagggaagAAAAGTAGAGGAGAGTTGTTACATGTCATTTCAGatagccatgacacccaccatgtCAAATTCTTCTGAAAtggtttctgtagttagaaaccgGTAGGATTGACcaacatccgatttggaccaaaTTACTTCCTACCAAggaatatatttaaaaaaaaatctaaagtcaccCATGGACCCCCCACATCAATCCCACCAACAACCAGTATAAGTTCtgtttgacaagtagtatgaAGCTGCAGCTTGGAGTATTGCATCTCCATACTATGTCatgtattccctgtgaatctggTGATGTTTTTCCCTCCCCTTTTCAGAGAAATTGTTAATTGAAATCGCTTGCATTATTTACCATAAAGTAGCATGAAAGTACCATGTTTAACCACTAGATGTCGCTATTCTTGCTATACCGTACACATCCAGTTGGCTGTTCTCTTGTGCTTATTAAATAGATCACAACATTTCCATTGCAACTTTGGGTAGAAAACCAATAGATTTGATTCATGATGAAAATAAATTGTGTGGTCATACTCACATTTCAAGAcagtcctccatgaaagcaattcagtttgtccttgTTTTAGGCTTAATGTGTGTCCAGAAAATGTCCCCTAGGTCTGGTTTATTTCCTTCAAAAAAGGGATTAGTTGCCGTTAGACGATTCCTGGTGAACAAGCAAACCATTAGGCTACAACAGTTCTAATGGTTTCAACGTTATGGGAttaatcccaatacatatagaactGTTTTTATTAGGGTTGTCTTGTCACACCATTTTAGTCCCTAGCCCATTTATCCATCAAAGTCTTCATATGAGAATTACATCATAGGGATAGCCCTCTCAGAATGGTCACTTGTTGGACTATCTAAGGAGAGTTGGATTGAAGCATTAGGTTGCTAAGAgaaggacaaactgaattgctttcatggaggacCGGCTTTAATTGTGAggatgattattttcatcatgagACAAATTGGTTTTCTACCTAAAATTGCAAGAAAAATGTTGTGATCTATTTAATAAACACTATTCTATTATTCACACTACTTTATGGTAAATAATGCAAGTGAATTAAATTACTAATTTCTTTGATCAGGGGAGAATAAACTAGATGCGCcgggaatacattacatagtatgGAGAAGAAATACTCCAAGCAGCAGCTCCATACCGCTTGTCAAacagagaactgatactgtatactggttgttggATTGGCATGGGGTGTGAGTAGTCCATGGGTGGCATTGGACCATTTTTGGGAGAATCgtcatgtcttactcattggtaggaagaagtttggtccaaatcggatgttgAGTACTAGATTTTTAGAATATTATCTGAatccaataaataaataaacaaacaaacatagggccaatttgggtgcaatcaattaccttcatttctcagaaatgttatttcaacaaaataatgtttcaggaatgctaatcATATATGTTAGTAAAtacagaaacaatttcagaacaatctgagatggtgggtgtcaaaatcctctttcttgtgctttgaggtggaacgacccaagagaggagggagcaccCCGCTCACCATCACGTCATGTAATTTACTCTGTTCTGGCCCATAATGTTTTATAGCTCAATCAATGATAGCAGAGTAGTCACTGATCTCATTTCACAACTCATATCCCTCAGTAATGGAACACAGAGACAAGTGCAGTTATTACCGAAGTCCAGCCACAACACATAATAATTTATCATGGGAAGAGGGGGAAGCAGCAAGCTGTTGTAGTAATCCCTTTGAGATCTAATTGAAATCCTTTAGTAATCATTATGGACAGTGAGGGGCTACGTAACATGGAAGCATTAAAAACAACAAGTAGCCTATAGCCTTTGTTCTGCACACAATTAAATGTTTATTGACTTGCAATCACAGACCCAAACATACATTAGCAGGAGAAATATACAGGAAACATGTGCTCGACAGGGAAGATGTGCTGGGCAGTATCTGATCCCAAAGAGACTCATCTCTTTTCTCCAATATTTCAAAAGGAATTATATATTTGCAGTATTTTGTATGCTTATTGTGCTTTGTATTCCCACATATTTAATCCACTTTTGTAGCAATGTATCTAAAAGTATTTTTTTCTGAGAGAAATGGACATTCATTTTATTATTGACTAATGTTTTGATCGTTCTTTATTCACCGGCCACTAGATGGCAGGCTTGAACCTTTTCATCCAAGCATTTCCCTGAACTGTGACTGCCAGGTGGGGTAACTTGAGTGCAAAGTCTCATATGCAACTTCTTTCTCTATGTAACCTATAAAATGGGATTGCTATCGCTGACATTTTCAAATAGGAGAGTACATGTTTCTTTACATTATTCAAGGGGTGCATGGATCTGGGTAACAACAATTTACCTTCCCATCACAATGAAACCGTATCGTTGAACATACTAGAAAACTTGTCCCCGCTGTGTGAAAAATACAGACTGCAAAATGACACCAAAATAAATAGACACTAAACTCCATGTTATTCATCCTCACCGCTGACTCATTCAtatttgagaatttggcagtgggCCAGGCTAACAGAAAGCCGCTCAAACGGAGGGTAATTAAGTGGGTACATATTCACAGGTTAATAATTggcagggagagaacaggaggctATACAAAACATGTTAGGATTGACAAACCCAACATGTGTTTACAGAGTTGATCACTGGATTCAGCTGGATCAATACAATAGTCAAAACAGACAGATGGACCTACTGTagcctccctctatctctgtcacAGTTTACCCATGCATTAGAATTACAGCTACTTGCATCCATAGAGATGCATGCTGGTGACCTCcaagaatagaatagaaaatagAACCGAGAGACCCATGGTTCAAACCACAAGACAGCAGCTCAGCCACTCTTCTATTGGCAGGACAACTGCAGAGGTGATCGGACATTTGCAGCTGTTCATATGACTAAAACTAAGAACGACTTCTGCTTTCCCAGAATGAGACAATTTTTTAAATCTGTGCCTCCACAGAGATAGTAGCTTACAGTGGACGTGAAGGGCACGATAAGAGCAGACATTTCCCTGTGCAGCACTCTAACTGTCCCTGTGCAGGCAGCAGATGGTGTGCAGCAAATCACTTACTGCTGGGAGCAGGAAGCATCAGGTCAGGGTTTATGCTTTGAGGTCCACTCTGAACCTGGCTGATTTGATAGCACTAGTTTGCATATATGCTCAGTCTAATCAAATGTATGCAGGGGGAGGTAGGATTTGCAAAGCAGGTAGATAGACAGGACTCCCAGTCAATCATCCAGTGTAAAGGAGAATACCATGGACATTGTTGTAGAGGTTATTACAGTGCAGTATGTTCTGTAACTAGAGCGTTATGGGCTTATATTCTTCTTACCCTGCggttacacaggcagcccaattctgatattttttcactAACTGGTCTttggaccaatcagatcagctatgaaaaatatctgatgtgaaaagagctgatgtgattggtcaaaagaccaatcagTGGAAAAAACATCAGAATTGTTTCTCTTAGGAGTACGTGATCAAGCAACAAATTCAAGAACACACACAGGACCCATTATGTAGGCCAATAGGGGTATATGTATTGTAATAGGTCACTGGAGCTGAATGGAGTTACCCCCCATCACTTAATCTCTAAATCAGGAAAAGATTTTCCCTTTTAATGATAACtacatttgttttaaatatacaatgcaacatacagtatgtcacaaGAACCTGAACTGTCCAATGCATGGACAGAGGCTACGGGCTACAATAACATTACACCCAGCGGAGCATGATCATGACCCCTCTGTTATAGCTGTCAAAATATCCAACACAACTGTCATATACTGAGAGATTCATTCGACCTGGCTGAGAAGCACGTCCACACACAGCAGACGGTACTTGAAAGAACCAGCTCTCAAGCAGAGGTCTATAGCTCATCCAGGGGATGAACACACTATCATGTATGGGATTAATGCCCCTATCGATATGGTGGGAGCAGCtcatttattctaaaattgtcaATATACTTTTGTCTTAACCAGCTCTCTATACAGCCATTCTATTACATGAACTACTTCACCATTTGGATAAGATTGGACAAATCATATTCAAAATAACACCTTCAAGGTCTTTTGGAATACTTTCAAGCACATTAAATGTATGCAAGTATTGCATGTGTGATGTGCGGGTGGGTGGGTGTATCTCTGCCAAGCTGACTGACAACAACAGCCTTGGGGCAAGATAGTGTGTAATTCTCCCATCTATCCATGGCAGTGATATGCCCATGGCATAAACATGGAGTATAATAAAAGTATCTTTAACCCACTATTGTTGAAATCAAAACACCTACACAAACGGTTGTCCTGGAGCAACACAAATATCAAAAACGGATAACATTTTActaaaaaataaaagattaatcAAACAAAATCTCAGGAATTGTCAAATCTGATTCCTTACGTACTACAGCTACGTGTGGAGCCAATCCCCATCCTCACCTGCTCCCTTCTGTTCACCTTCTGTCAGTAAGCCTGATCCAGATGCATCATTACACCCGTGGCTGGCTCAGGTTGGCACTCTGTGGTTGTATGAGTGAGTGGGAGTCAGGATGCGCCCACTGGCGATGAGGTATAGTGCGGAGGTGTTATCTGGGAGGTGAACCTAATGCACTGTGACAGAAATCAGAGCTGTCAGGACCACCGTGACCAAGAGGCATAGACTGCATCTATCCAGACAAatccacagagaggagagaggagatgggaagtGGATGGAAGGGAAgaacagagtgagaaagaggcaaactcacagagagacagaaaggggggagagaggaagggatcaAAGACTTCCACAGAGGatgggacagagggggagagagaggagagaaacccaCACAGTGCACAGGAGAGGTGGGTGGAGAGGAATAGACATCTTCCTGCCACACAAAGAGCAAAGGATGTGTAGAGAGAAGCATTAATGACTGCAAAcctagagaggagagaaaaaggtgtgttgagagagggagacatcGGGGGTTTACATACATGTAGTGTATATCCCTATACTAATCGTCTGGGATTCATCAAGTAGAACACtgtcaacaagacaatgaccacTCTATTGAATATTTCATGTTAAATCCCCAAACACCCATTGTCTGTTAATGGCAGAAAGAGAGTCACAGGAGTTAGGttaaaagagagaagaggacagagggacagacagcagTCTGGCCATAGAGACCGGTGATCACAGGCAAGGCcaggctgcccagagaggacagagagacagacagcagtctGGCCATAGAGACCGGTGATCACAGGCAAGCcaggctgcccagagaggacagagggacagacagcagTCTGGCCATAGAGACCGGTGATCACAGGCAAGCCAGGCTGaccagagaggatagagggacagacagCAGTCTGGCCATAGAGACCGGTGATCACAGGCAAGCcaggctgcccagagaggacagagggacagacagcagTCTGGCCATAGAGACCGGTGATCACAGGCAAGCcaggctgcccagagaggacagagggacagacagcagTCTGGCCATAGAGACCGGTGATCACAGGCAAGCcaggctgcccagagaggacagagggacagacaacAGTCTGGCCATAGAGACCGGTGATCACAGGCAAGCCAGGCTGCCCCTATGGGGAGAGGTATTTGAATTTGAaactatcaaaataaataaataaatatatatatatatatatatatatatatatagtgccttgcgaaagtattcggctcccttgaactttgcgaccttttgccacatttcaggcttcaaacataaagatataaaactgtatttttttgtaaagaatcaacaacaagtgggacacaatcatgaagtggaacgacatttattggatatttcaaacttttttaacaaatcaaaaacagaaaaattgggcgtgcaaaattattcagcccctttactttcagtgcagtaaactctctccagaagttcagtgaggatctctgaatgatccaatgttgacctaaatgactaatgatgataaatacaatccacctgtgtgtaatcaagtctccgtataaatgcacctgcactgtgatggtctcagaggtccgttaaaagctcagagagcatcatgaagaacaaggaacacaccaggcaggtccgagatactgttgtgaagaagtttaaagccggatttggatacaaaaagatttcccaagctttaaacatcccaaggagcactgtgcaagcgataatattgaaatggaaggagtatcagaccactgcaaatctaccaagacctggccgtccctctaaactttcagctcatacaaggagaagactgatcagagatgcagccaagaggcccatgatcactctggatgaactgcagagatctacagctgaggtgggagactctgtccataggacaacaatcagtcgtatattgcacaaatctggcctttatggaagagtgtcaagaagaaagctatttcttaaagatatccataaaaagtgttgtttaaagtttgccacaagccacctgggatacacaccaaacatgtggaagaaggtgctctggtcagatgaaaccaaaattgaactttttggcaacaatgcaaaacgttatgtttggcgtaaaagcaacacagctcatcaccctgaacacatcatccccactgtcaaacatggtggtggcagcatcatggtttgggcctgcttttcttcagcagggacagggaagatggttaaaattgatgggaagatggatggagccaaatacaggaccattctggaagaaaacctgatggagtctgcaaaagacctgagactgggacggagatttgtcttccaacaagacaatgatccaaaacataaagcaaaatctacaatggaatggttcaaaaataaacatatccaggtgttagaatggccaagtcaaagtccagacctgaatccaatcgagaatctgtggaaagaactgaaaactgctgttcacaaatgctctccatctgagctcgagctgttttgcaaggaggaatgggaaaaaatgtcagtctctcgatgtgcaaaactgatagagacataccccaagtgactgctgtaatcgcagcaaaaggtggcgctacaaagtattaacttaagggggctgaataattttgcacgcccaatttttcagtttttgatttgttaaaaaagtttgaaatatccaataaatgtcgttccacttcatgattgtgttccacttattgttgattcttcacaaaaaaatacagttttatctttgtttgaagcctgaaatgtggcaaaaggtcgcaaagttcaagggggccgaatactttcgcaaggcactgtgtatatatatatatatatatatatatataataataatatttttggggtgaaaactaaaatgtgcagttttggcagccaaatataCGACCCCCTCCCACAACCTGAGGGACGACCAGTGAAAAGTACAATGCAACAGTAGCATTTGccattttgttttgtcttgtctttcaTGCCATGTGACTCTTCAACCATGTTAAAACTAGCCTCCTATTACTTTAATTCGTTATTCTCATTGCTGTAGTTGCTTTTAATGTTAAAATCattatcactactactattattgttACCTTATTACTGTTAGTCAAACCACTGTTGGTATATGTATACTTTGATAATGCAAGTTATTTAACTCGCCATGTCAATAAAGTTGATTGAATTTGAGAGAAAACATAGCAGTAAGGAAGGAAAGCATCATTATTTAAAGATGACAGTGAGGGAGACAGGGCTGTGCTCTAAATGACAAACAGCAGGAGGAAGGGATTGTAGGAGATTAAGTGAGCTGTGTTTGTAACATCGCAAAGCACTGCAGGATTTTTTTATAAAGCACCGCTCACATTTGGCAGACAGATAAAGCTCACAGAGCAACTTTACCAGTGGACAGAGACTGAGTGAGTGATAGAAGAGAGAGTAGTGGCACCTTTGCTCAGGATTCTGTCTGGGGAAAGGGGTGATAAGCTCTCACTTCGGACTGAACTGTTGGATACCTGTGGCTCGCTTAACGTGAAGTACTACTTCTGGGAAAAGGACAAGTCCTGAAGTTAGACTGAACAGTTGGATACTCGTGTGAAGGATTGCTTAGAATTAAATAGTACTTTGGGGAAAGAGACAAAACAGTCAGGATTCCGTGCTGTTTGAGTAGTTTGTTTTAGCAGGTCATGGAGGTGTGGTAGAGCGAATATCTGAATAACGTCATGCTTTTTTAATCTGATTCATGACACTTATTAAATCAGTGGCAGCGATGCGGTTTTAATTGCTTTTTGGTGAGGACGATGACAAGCCTTTGAGTCAGTTGTACAGAGAGGGAAAGTACTCTTCAGGGAAAAGGTATTTCTTTATTAACCCTTTGTTCTTCCACTCCTGTACTACTACTCTTAACGACACAGTCAGAACATTATGGAAAAACATGCATCAGGATATCTCAAAGAGTTGTTACTGCTGTGACTGTTTCTTCCTAACCAAAATGTTCAGTTACACTTGACAATAAGATGTGATAAGTCATGTGATAAGataatctttatttatttttaaaattctgTATCCCCTGGATACATTTTGTTTGTGCATGCATGATAAAACTGACCTATAGATTAAAGGCTTTTTATGGTTTATACTCTATTCCATTCTCAGCCTTGTCAAAGTATTCTGACCATTGTAATAGTCACTGGTCGTTGACAATCTCTTCCCACTGCATTCATTCAACCATGGTAGGTCATTTACATAACAAATCTCTTTCCTCCCTAGGAGAACGGGCCAGAGCAGAATgacctccctcttctctccagaCACTGTAGTGCTGCTgtgcctcctcctccactccacagAGGGAACCtgcccctccatctgtctctgcaCCTCAGACACACTGAGCTGTGGCTCCCAGGGCCTCACCAGACTGCCCCTCCTCCTGCCCCCCACCACCGTCACCCTCGACCTCAGCTACAACCGGCTGGGCTGGCTGGGCCCCGGCAGCTTCTCCAGCCTGCCCAAACTGGACACCCTCCGCCTGGCAAACAATCAGCTCACGACGCTGGGCCATGGGGTCTTCCAGAACACCTCCAGCCTCCGTCACCTGGACCTGTCCTCCAACAGGCTGCGGGTGCTGGAGCAGCACTTCCTGCAGGGTCTGTGGAGGCTGGAGGAGCTGCTGCTCTACAACAACCATATCACCCGCGTGGAGGGTGGGACGCTGAGTGGTCTGAGCAGTCTCAGGAAGGCTTACTTCAGCCTCAACCAAGTCACAGAATTCCCCTTCTTTTCCATACGGGACCACAGTCATCCGTTTCTCACCATGTTGGACCTGTCCTCCAACCGTATGACCACGCTACCCTGGGAGGATGTGAAGGCACTGCCGGGGTCAGTGCAGAAGGGGCTGTACCTCCATAACAACTCTCTGGTGTGTGAGTGTTCCATGTACAGTGTGTTCTGGCACTGGGAGCAGAGGGGCTTTGACTCAGTCAGGGACTTCACAGATGAGCACACCTGCCTGATCTACGGCGAGCCGCGCGCCTCGGTCCGATTCCTCCGACACTCCCTCTACTTCCAAAACTGCACAGTGGGGAAGGTGGTCTCTTTGCCCATGGCTGTTCTCCTCTCCAACCTCATGGTGAACGAGGGGGAGAGGGTCCATCTGGACTGCCAAACCTCCCTCAGAGGTAAAGAGCTGTCATACACATGGGTCTCTCCAAATCAGGAATACCTGACCCAGACGAGCTTCAACGACACCCTCATCAACATGTTCCCTAACGGGACCTTGGAGATCCCAGCAGCCAAGGTGAATGACTCGGGACTCTACTTGTGTACAGCCCTGGACTACAAACACATGCTGAATGCAACCAGGGAGGTGAATGTCACCGTGATCCGCCCCATGCCTGACACCTTCAACACGGGCTACACCACCTTACTGGGTTGTGTGGTCACCCTGGTAGTCATCCTAATGTACCTCTACCTAACGCCCTGCCGCTGTGGGTGCTGTAAGCAGCCCCTGCCTCCGGCCATCCCGATCCCTGCCTACGACCCAAACACCCTGGCCTCCATCTTCTCCCCCACACTGAGCCACAGGGACCCAACCAAGGCCAACATCAACAAGCGGGTGGTGTTCATGGAGCCTCTGATGGAGGAGCAGAACGGGGATCTGAGGGCCACCCTGGCCAGGGAGCAACCAGGGTTGCAGTGGGAGTGGGGCGCCAGCGGACTCTCCTAGTTAACCTATCGCTGACAAAGAGCACTTTAAGAATTGAGCCCATGACTTACAATAGACATGTATCAGGTGGTCTGAATGGAACAAACATGACATCCTCGTTCCTCTTTCTCTGCTGGAAGGCTT
Coding sequences within:
- the LOC110492501 gene encoding amphoterin-induced protein 3-like; translated protein: MTSLFSPDTVVLLCLLLHSTEGTCPSICLCTSDTLSCGSQGLTRLPLLLPPTTVTLDLSYNRLGWLGPGSFSSLPKLDTLRLANNQLTTLGHGVFQNTSSLRHLDLSSNRLRVLEQHFLQGLWRLEELLLYNNHITRVEGGTLSGLSSLRKAYFSLNQVTEFPFFSIRDHSHPFLTMLDLSSNRMTTLPWEDVKALPGSVQKGLYLHNNSLVCECSMYSVFWHWEQRGFDSVRDFTDEHTCLIYGEPRASVRFLRHSLYFQNCTVGKVVSLPMAVLLSNLMVNEGERVHLDCQTSLRGKELSYTWVSPNQEYLTQTSFNDTLINMFPNGTLEIPAAKVNDSGLYLCTALDYKHMLNATREVNVTVIRPMPDTFNTGYTTLLGCVVTLVVILMYLYLTPCRCGCCKQPLPPAIPIPAYDPNTLASIFSPTLSHRDPTKANINKRVVFMEPLMEEQNGDLRATLAREQPGLQWEWGASGLS